A stretch of the Candidatus Saccharimonadales bacterium genome encodes the following:
- a CDS encoding alginate lyase family protein, whose amino-acid sequence MVSRKDNTYSLLRRLASQNILGIIVLASFGVVGVLLVTRSMAATPYISSEAESGTLTSPAVSVADGTASGGTAVRFGVPVTQSSGFVHPGIHLNRPQLDFVKARTSQEPWLSAFNKVKSNIYSRSTRVPAPVTSVECGNGAQKARQIGCAALQGDAVAAYNNALLWYYTGDQAYASKAISFMNAWSSTLQQIPWNGTELYGNNKLVAGWAGANWTRAAEIIRYSNAGWSSADIGRFESMLTTKFLPITIDGWTGGGFNWMTLLADVTMSIGVFTNNRATFDNGVGDWRVAVPAHVYTTSDGATPIKAPYGNSNITTYWNGATTFNNGQTQETCRDLGHTGMGLASIFTAAETARIQGIDLYTEQQPRLTAALELQSRLIEMRTAKDADPNYAIPSTICGGALNWGGAAAKMTGDIAHNHYVNRKGLSLPKLDAFVKQYRPLPFGTSDLHMQNETLTNADSGGVPAQ is encoded by the coding sequence GTGGTGAGCCGCAAAGATAATACATACAGCCTGCTAAGGCGATTGGCGAGTCAAAACATCCTTGGCATTATTGTTTTGGCGTCGTTTGGCGTCGTCGGCGTTCTCCTGGTAACGCGTTCAATGGCGGCAACTCCGTACATTTCCAGTGAGGCAGAGAGCGGGACGCTGACTAGTCCAGCCGTAAGCGTTGCTGACGGTACTGCCTCGGGCGGCACGGCAGTACGGTTCGGTGTACCCGTCACACAGTCGAGCGGATTCGTGCATCCGGGTATCCATCTCAATAGGCCGCAATTAGATTTCGTCAAAGCCCGTACCAGCCAAGAGCCGTGGCTAAGCGCCTTTAATAAAGTAAAGAGTAATATTTACTCTCGATCAACTCGCGTACCAGCTCCAGTAACAAGCGTCGAGTGTGGCAATGGAGCCCAAAAGGCGCGTCAGATTGGATGCGCGGCATTGCAGGGCGACGCGGTAGCGGCTTATAACAATGCATTGCTCTGGTATTATACTGGCGATCAAGCCTATGCTAGCAAAGCTATATCATTTATGAATGCCTGGTCCTCGACGTTGCAACAAATACCATGGAACGGCACTGAGCTATATGGAAACAATAAACTCGTTGCCGGCTGGGCCGGAGCGAACTGGACGCGGGCTGCCGAAATAATCCGCTATTCGAATGCCGGCTGGTCCAGCGCCGATATAGGCCGTTTCGAAAGCATGCTGACAACTAAATTTTTACCAATAACGATCGACGGCTGGACAGGTGGTGGGTTCAACTGGATGACACTGCTTGCTGACGTAACGATGAGTATCGGTGTATTTACAAATAACAGGGCGACATTTGACAACGGGGTGGGCGATTGGCGCGTCGCTGTACCGGCCCATGTATATACAACCTCTGACGGTGCCACGCCCATAAAAGCACCGTACGGAAATTCTAATATTACTACGTATTGGAACGGGGCAACGACATTTAACAATGGTCAAACGCAGGAAACCTGCCGCGATCTAGGACATACCGGTATGGGCCTTGCGTCGATTTTTACGGCAGCTGAGACTGCGCGTATTCAAGGTATTGATCTCTACACCGAGCAGCAACCACGACTGACGGCTGCACTTGAACTTCAGTCGCGTTTAATTGAGATGAGAACGGCAAAGGACGCTGATCCAAATTACGCTATACCGAGTACTATTTGTGGCGGTGCGCTAAATTGGGGAGGTGCCGCGGCTAAAATGACGGGAGATATCGCCCACAATCATTACGTTAACCGAAAAGGCCTGTCATTGCCCAAACTCGACGCGTTTGTTAAGCAGTATCGTCCATTGCCGTTCGGAACGAGTGATTTGCATATGCAGAATGAAACATTGACGAATGCGGACAGTGGCGGGGTACCGGCTCAATAG